A stretch of DNA from Candidatus Eisenbacteria bacterium:
TCACCAAGGAGGGCGTCGCCACCTGGAACGTCGAGTATCGCGCGCTCGGCAACGACGGCGGCGGCTGGCCCGGCACGTTCCTCGACGTCGGCGCGGCGGCCGACGCCCTGCGGGGGATGGCGGCCGAGCGGCGGCTCGACCTCGGGCACGTGACCGCGCTCGGCCACTCCGCGGGTGGACAGCTCGCGCTCTGGCTCGCGGGCCGCGCCAGGATCGCGTCGGGTCCGCTCCACGCCGACGACCCGCTGCGGATCGCGCGCGCGATATCGATCGCCGGCGTCGCCGACCTGCGGGCCTTCGGCGCGGCGAAGGTCGACGTGATCGCGCAGTTGCTCGGCGGCGGCCCCGACGCGGTGCCGGAGCGCTACGCCGCCGCCTCGCCGATCGAGCTCCTCCCGCTCGGCGTACCGCAGGTGCTGCTCCACGGCACCGCGGACACCGTCGTTCCGTTCGCCATGAGCGAGCGCTACGTGGAGATCGCGAAGGTGCGCGGCGACGACGCCACGCTGATCGCGCTGCCGGGGATCGACCATCGCCAACCCGTCGATCCCGCCTCGGCGGCGTGGCCGGAGGTACGCGCCGCGGTCGGCTACTCCAGGTGAAGGAAGCCGAGCGCCATCTCGCCGAAGACGTCGCCCGCCCGCAGCGTCGCGAGCTCGCGTCGCGCCCCGTCGCCGACCATCTGCCCGAGGACGTAGAGGACGCGCTTGCGATCCGGCGTGTCCTCGCGGTTGCGGCCGCCGCTGGCGTAGTTGTGGCGCACCTCGCCCTCGAGCCACGATACCAGCTCGAAGGTGCTGCCCGGCTGGTGCCCGACGACGTTCACCAGCTTCTCCTCGGGCACGTTGTGGCATCCGAAGCACATGACGACCAGCGCGTAGGGCTGGTCGGGGCGGTGCATCCCCCTGGCGATGCTCTGGCATGCTGCCCTCCTTGGCGCGCCGTCGCGCGCGAACGCGGCAGACAGTGAGTCAGTCCGGCGATGAAATCAAGATGGATGCCGCGATCACTCGTCCGGGTCGTCGAACGTGCCGTCGGCGTCCGACGGCCAGAGCGGGCGATAGCCCGGCGAGCGGAGCTTCGCCGCGAGGCGTGCCACCTCGTCGGGGTAGAGGGGCGCGACGTTGCTCTGCTCGAGCGGGTCGGCGACGACGTCGTACAGCTCGACCTCGATCGGCGGGAGGGGAAGCTGGTTCGACTTCACCGTCTCGGTGTACTTCCACTGCGCTTCGCGCACCGTCGCCCACACGCGCTGCGCCGGCCAGCCCTCGGTCACGAAGTCGGTCCGCCATGCGGGCGCCGTGCCGTCGAGGATGCGCACGAGGCTGCGGCCGTCGAACTGGATCGGCGGCAGCGAGACGCCGGCCAGCTCGGCGAAGGTGGGGCAGAGATCGATGTTGAGCGTCATGGCGTTCGACTCGATCCGCGCGAGCGGCGCCAGCGCCGGATAGCGCACGAACATGGGCGCACGGATCGCCTCCTCGAAGGGCTTGTTCTTGCGGTCCTGCCGGTGCTCGCCCCACAGCCACCCGTTGTCGGAGAAATAGACGACGAGCGTGTGGTCGGCGATGCCGAGGTCGCGCAGGGTCTGCATGAGGCCCGTGATC
This window harbors:
- a CDS encoding alpha/beta hydrolase; the protein is MRFGRRALLRLLGAGVLAVACGQGEPQQGASAPVASGPIRIAYGSAARQFGDLRTPAGRGPYPVVIVIHGGYWLAASGLTYMDSLADALTKEGVATWNVEYRALGNDGGGWPGTFLDVGAAADALRGMAAERRLDLGHVTALGHSAGGQLALWLAGRARIASGPLHADDPLRIARAISIAGVADLRAFGAAKVDVIAQLLGGGPDAVPERYAAASPIELLPLGVPQVLLHGTADTVVPFAMSERYVEIAKVRGDDATLIALPGIDHRQPVDPASAAWPEVRAAVGYSR